The Chryseobacterium sp. LJ668 genome segment TTTCATCGACAGAATCAAAAAAGAACAGCAGCAGATCATTCAGGATTATTCTAAAATCCTTAAAAAAGGCGGAAAAATGGTGTATGCTACGTGTTCTATTCTTCCTTCTGAAAATAACGAGCAGGTTGCTGAATTTTTGAAAAACAACCCAGATTATAAATTAATCAAAGACGAGAAAATAATGCCAAGTCAAGGCTATGATGGTTTCTATATGGCTTTGATTGAGAGATTAGCTTAAATTCATCTCACATATACAAACAAACTACTCTATTTTTTGGAGTAGTTTTTTGTTGATATTGTAAATATATATGGTCTGATCACGGTCATATAAAATAATTTTATTTCCTATTTTATCTTTTGCCAGAACAAGAGGATACCAACTTCTTTTGGTTTCAATTTTTATTTTTTGTGATCTATTTTCTTCTCTGCCATCAAAGTATGTAAAGGTTTCCATATCATGAAAAACCAAAAAGAAATAATAACTTGAAGAATAAATATAATACTTAAAATCTTGAATTTTAAATTCATCTTTCAAAAAATCTCTATAAGGATTATCCGATTTAAATTTTTCTAAATTCATTCTAAAAACAAACTCGTTATTATTCCACGATATAATTGTTTCAGAATCTTCTGTTACAATTATATCTTCTTTAATAATCTCATCAATCAATTTTGAGTTTTGATTTACAATTTTAGAAATAAATTCTTGTGAGTTTGATAAGATTTTCATTTCCTCATCTTCATTATAAAAGTAAGGAGTGGAAACCAATGAATCGTTTATCTTCAGTTTATTTTGAATGGTATATTCTACCAACTTTAAAACATCGATTACATTTACTTTATCACTTATAATCCTTATTGCCAAACCTCTATTATTTGATTGTAGCAGAACTCCATCATCCAAAACAGCAACTTTATAATTTGAATTACCACTTTCTAAAATATAGAAATCATTCTTGTTGTCAGCTAAGTAGGTTTTTCTTTCAATCATAATTGTATCTCGGTACCCCATTTTATCAGAAATAATTTTTGATAATTTGCCGATAATATGCATTTTTAGTTCTTCTGATTCGATTGTTTTTGTTCCAAAATTGAATTGAGAAATAAAATAGGTTTTAATATTCCCAAAATTTTCAACTTTAACTTTGGGTTTGTGAGCACTAAAATTATTTGAGGTAATTAAAAATATAAACAAAAGAAAAAGTCTCTTCATTAATGTTATCAGTTTAAAAATAAACGTATTTATTAGTTAAATGTTTTACAAATATATACTTAAATCAACCTATTCATATAAAGATGTTTCATTGTATATCAACTAAAAATTATCTTTGCAAAAACCACTAAGATATCATGATCAGATCATTACTACTCAGTTTTTTCACACTTTTATCAGTTTTAAATTTCGCTCAGACCTACGAAATTCAATATGAAAGTTCATACAATGGGAAAGTTCAGCCTAACCAAAATCCTACAATTGTTTGGGTCAGTGAAAGTGAAAACTACATTCTAAATTCGAAAACAAAAGAACAAAAAAACGAATATCCTTTTGAGATCAGCAAAATTGAAAAACCATCAAATACGATCATTTCTTACGGATTTTTAAAGCCCGGTGAAATCATTTCGACTTCCGATTCAGAAGCAATCGCTAAACAAAGTTTTGAATTTACTGATAAAACAAAAAAAATATTAGGCTATACCTGCAAAAACGCAGTCACAAAAATCAATTCAAACACCATTGAAGTTTGGTACACAAATGATCTTAAACTGAAAGGTGGCCCATCAAGTCTTGGACAAAATTTAGGTTTGGTTTTGGAAATAGAACGCAACGGAAATTCTGCAACCACAGCAACTTCATTGAAGAAAATTAAAAGATCAGGAATTGAAAGCATCATTAACAAACCAATTTCTACAACAAATGTTTTAAGCTATAAAGATTTACTCTGGAAAAGCAGATTCACGACGTTAAAAGTTTTTGAAAATGAAATCATCAATTTCTCAGATCAGTCCAAATCTGATGAAAATATTAAAAGATTTGCTAACGGAACAATTATTTTAAGGAAAATTAAATTTCCGAAGATTTCGCAGGGCGAAAGTATTTTTGTCGAATTGAAACAACAATCAAACGGCGATGCTTATGACAGAACAGGAACGGTATTTTTCATTTCGGAAGATAAATCAAAATCTTTTTTTGACGGATTGGAAAAAGGAATAAAAACGCTTCCACTTTATAAAAACGGCAACGGAAAACAATATTTCGGAGTCATTTCAAATGAAAATTATCAGCCGACGGTTGAACTGATGAGATTCTTTACCGCTTTCGGAATCAATAAATTTAATAATTTAGAATTAAAAGATAAAACGTGGCAAACGGTGAGTCCGTTTCGTCAGGATATCACCGAATTGAAGCCTGCTCTTTCTGAAAAAGAAATCTGGATGGGAACTTTTATCGGGAATTACGACAAGGGTGGTCACAAAGTGAGTCTAGATATTACCATTCATAAAAGTGATCAGACTGTCAATAAAAATAACAGAATAATTCCGCTTTTTAATACGACAAACATTATGGAAATGGCAGGACAGGATTATGCGACGATGTTTAATAATGACAAAGGATTATTGGTTGAATTCACTTTAGAAAAAGACCTTACAAGTGCACAGTTAAGATATATCACCACCGGTCATGGTGGCTGGGAAAATGGCGATGAGTTTATTCCGAAAGAGAACTCAATCTATTTAGATGGAAAAATAACGTTCAAATTTACACCCTGGAGAACAGATTGCGGCTCCTACCGTTTATACAATCCTGCATCGGGAAATTTTCCTGACGGATTATCTTCTTCAGATCTCAGCAGGTCAAATTGGTGTCCGGGAACGATTACAAACCCAAACTATATTAAGTTAGGCAATTTAAAAGCGGGGAAACATACTATCCAGGTGAAAATTCCTCAGGGCGAACCGGAAGGCACGAGCTTCAGCGCATGGAATATTTCCGGAATATTGCTTGGATCTGAGTAAAACAAAACCTCCTTGCAATGTTATTGCAAGGAGGTAAAAACACAAATGATGAAAAAAAATTATTTCGAGCAACAAAGGAATGAAAAATATTTGAATTATTAATTACCATACATCAAGATTTTATAACTTTTTTTAATATTTCTCAGAAATTTACTATCTCGTTTACTGAAAAAATTTAAGATTATACGGAATAAATTTTAATTATAAATGATATTTTAATATTAAATGTATTTTTTAATTAAAAAAATAAACTGTAAGCAAAATTTTATTTTAAAATTTAAATACTATTCGTAGTTTTGATTTTAAATTAAATATAATATGTGTGGAATCGTATGCTTGTTTGATGCCAAACAACAAACCGAAATATTAAGACCTCAGGTTTTGGAAATGTCTAAAAAAATCCGTCACAGAGGTCCGGATTGGAGCGGTGTTTTTCAAAACGAAAAAGTTTTGTTTTCTCATGAAAGATTAGCGATCGTAGATCCTGCTTCCGGAAAACAGCCGTTGTTTTCTAAAGACGGTAAAATTGTTTTAGCAGTAAATGGCGAAATCTACAATCATCGGGAATTGAAAGAGGAATTTCAGGATTATGAATTTCAGACTAAATCCGATTGCGAAGTGATTATAGCACTATATCAAAAATATGGGAAAGACTTTATTGAAAAACTCAACGGTATTTTTGCTTTTGCTCTCTATGATATCGAAAATAACATTTACCTGATTGCCCGTGATCACATGGGAATTTGTCCTTTATATCAGGGTTGGGACAAAAACGGAAATTATTATATCGCCTCTGAGCTCAAAGCTTTGGAAGGTATCTGCAAAACGATAGACACTTTTCTCCCAGGACATTATGTTTACAATATTGAAGGAAGCGAACTTCAGCAGTGGTACAGAAGAGATTGGGAAAATTTTGATGCTGTAAAAGATAACGTAACGGATATTCAGTTAATAAGAAAAAGTCTGGAAGACGCAGTGCACAGGCAATTGATGAGTGATGTACCTTATGGAGTTTTGCTTTCGGGAGGCTTAGACTCATCCATTATATCGGCAGTTACTGCAAAATATGCGAGACAGAGAATTGAAAGCGGCGACACTCAGGAAGCGTGGTATCCGAGATTGCACAGTTTTGCAGTGGGTTTGGAAGGTTCTCCGGATTTGGCAGCAGCAAAAAAAGCGGCAGATCACATTGGCTCAGTTCATCATGAAGTTAATTTTACTGTTCAGGAAGGTTTAGACGCTATCCGTGATGTAATTTATCATTTAGAAACTTACGATGTAACAACTATCCGCGCTTCCACACCGATGTATCTTTTGGCAAGAGTGATCAAATCAATGGGAATCAAAATGGTGCTTTCCGGTGAAGGTGCTGATGAATTATTCGGTGGTTATCTGTACTTCCATAAAGCTCCGAATGCCAAAGAATTTCATGATGAGACGGTAAGAAAATTGAATAAACTTCACCTCTATGATTGCCTTAGGGCTAACAAAGCTTTGATGAGCTGGGGAATTGAAGGCAGAGTTCCATTTTTGGATAAAGAATTTATGGATGTTGCGATGAACGTAAATCCTCAGGATAAAATGATTGATAAAGCAAAAGGAAAAATTGAAAAATGGGTTTTAAGAAAAGCTTTTGAAGATCTTTTACCTGAATCTATTGCCTGGAGACAAAAAGAACAGTTTTCAGACGGTGTTGGATATTCATGGATCGATACTTTGAAAGAAGTTGCAGAAAAATATGTGACCGATGAGATGATGGCAAATGCAAAATTCAGATTTCCTCTCAACACACCTCAAAATAAAGAAGAATACCGTTACAGAACAATTTTTGAAGAACATTTTCCAAGCGAAACGGCGGCAGCGACTGTACCTTCCGTACCTTCTGTTGCGTGCTCCACTCCTATCGCTCTAGAATGGGATGAAGCATTTAAGAAAATGAATGACCCAAGCGGAAGAGCTGTAAAAGTGCATGAAACTTCTTACTAAAGCAACAAAATTTATCAATCCTGTATTCGTACAGGATTTTTTCTTAAATAAAACCAATAATATTTGGATAATTTAACTAAGTATTAAACTTATTATCTAATAAATAATTATATTTGAAAAATTAAAAAAATCTTTGCTGTAAAATGAAAAGAAACATTACTATTTTATTTGCTTTACTATCAGTGAGCTTCGCTTTCGGACAAGGTAAATATGGAAAATATCTCAATTCTAAAAAGCTGGCTCTTACTTATAAAAGCGTAAAACCTGCTGAGAAAGACGACTACTATCAGCAATATTACTGGTTGGTAAAAGCTGAACAGCTAAAAACATTCCCTCACCTTGCGGATATAAAACCTGTGGTTCTTTATAACTTTGTGAAAAAAGTAAATCCTCAGAACCCGACTAAAAAACTGGATGACAGAGGAAAAGAACTGAGAAAAACAGCAGAGCTATCTTTAGATCAATATTTCAAAAACAAAAATTTCCAGAATAACCAGGTATTATTGCTTAATTTGGAAACGTATGTAGATCCTTCTCAAGGTGAATATTTCACAAAAGTAGATGCAGAAAAAATCAAGCAGTTGGTGCCAAAAGAATTTTTCGGTTTTGCTTCGTTAAATAAGAAAACGATGGAAGAAACCAATTATTACCTTTGGGTTGACAAGAAAAAAGACGAGTTCAAAATTGTAGACATCGTTCCTAGTGAAAAAGACAAGAAATTTTATGCTTCGCTGAAACAGTATTTACCAAAATATAAATTCGAGAAAAAATATATGCCGACTGTAAAAAAGGGAAGTAAAGCTGATAAAACGGACAAAGATTTCTTCTACATAATGCCGTTTGAGCGAAATGTAGACAACATCGAATACAAAACAGACGATTTCGAAACATTCACACTAAGCCAGGTAAAAAGAGAAGGTGAAGCGTGGATAGGAGTAGAAAAGCCTAAAAAATAAATCCAAAAGTCCTGTGAGATTTCACAGGACTTTTTTAATGTTATAAAATGGTTTTAAAATTGCTTTTAAAATCATTTCTTGCTCATGCCGACCACCACATCTCCACGCCAGACCGTAAAAAAAGTTCTCCCTTTAATTTTAGCAACTGCGATCTTCATGCAGATG includes the following:
- a CDS encoding GLPGLI family protein, translating into MIRSLLLSFFTLLSVLNFAQTYEIQYESSYNGKVQPNQNPTIVWVSESENYILNSKTKEQKNEYPFEISKIEKPSNTIISYGFLKPGEIISTSDSEAIAKQSFEFTDKTKKILGYTCKNAVTKINSNTIEVWYTNDLKLKGGPSSLGQNLGLVLEIERNGNSATTATSLKKIKRSGIESIINKPISTTNVLSYKDLLWKSRFTTLKVFENEIINFSDQSKSDENIKRFANGTIILRKIKFPKISQGESIFVELKQQSNGDAYDRTGTVFFISEDKSKSFFDGLEKGIKTLPLYKNGNGKQYFGVISNENYQPTVELMRFFTAFGINKFNNLELKDKTWQTVSPFRQDITELKPALSEKEIWMGTFIGNYDKGGHKVSLDITIHKSDQTVNKNNRIIPLFNTTNIMEMAGQDYATMFNNDKGLLVEFTLEKDLTSAQLRYITTGHGGWENGDEFIPKENSIYLDGKITFKFTPWRTDCGSYRLYNPASGNFPDGLSSSDLSRSNWCPGTITNPNYIKLGNLKAGKHTIQVKIPQGEPEGTSFSAWNISGILLGSE
- the asnB gene encoding asparagine synthase B; amino-acid sequence: MCGIVCLFDAKQQTEILRPQVLEMSKKIRHRGPDWSGVFQNEKVLFSHERLAIVDPASGKQPLFSKDGKIVLAVNGEIYNHRELKEEFQDYEFQTKSDCEVIIALYQKYGKDFIEKLNGIFAFALYDIENNIYLIARDHMGICPLYQGWDKNGNYYIASELKALEGICKTIDTFLPGHYVYNIEGSELQQWYRRDWENFDAVKDNVTDIQLIRKSLEDAVHRQLMSDVPYGVLLSGGLDSSIISAVTAKYARQRIESGDTQEAWYPRLHSFAVGLEGSPDLAAAKKAADHIGSVHHEVNFTVQEGLDAIRDVIYHLETYDVTTIRASTPMYLLARVIKSMGIKMVLSGEGADELFGGYLYFHKAPNAKEFHDETVRKLNKLHLYDCLRANKALMSWGIEGRVPFLDKEFMDVAMNVNPQDKMIDKAKGKIEKWVLRKAFEDLLPESIAWRQKEQFSDGVGYSWIDTLKEVAEKYVTDEMMANAKFRFPLNTPQNKEEYRYRTIFEEHFPSETAAATVPSVPSVACSTPIALEWDEAFKKMNDPSGRAVKVHETSY